One Carassius auratus strain Wakin unplaced genomic scaffold, ASM336829v1 scaf_tig00005214, whole genome shotgun sequence genomic window carries:
- the npc1l1 gene encoding NPC1-like intracellular cholesterol transporter 1, with protein sequence MHFQMKSWTWAVVFTLATCTVLTGAQHEPGYCSFYEDCGLNPAVEGALIPPRVPCKDYRKAVNVTGDHYELFKSVCPMLAHGEGNTLGCCSIRQLTALQSSLTLSKAVLIRCPSCADNFAHMHCATTCSPNQSQILKITKTANITQPAGMVKEAVVGYEAYVSTSFSDASFRSCKNVRIPATGGFAIATMCGRYGATLCTPQRWLDFQGDSSNGLAPLDINFKLLPDGQTAGLPPGAVLFAGTALNCNETTPTGGEACSCQDCEQSCPAVPQPPPLPKPFMIGRLDGVLVISIIVFSCIFLLLMCYVIADYSIHCQKPKGTQKGKNTKDQNENEIGRKISPKDVSCSDKASLATQEFLGSLFQTWGTIMARYPVIVLPVCLVVVLAFSVGIKDIELTTDPVQLWSAPQSRAMREKAFHDANFDPFYRTNQLILTAPDRPSHYYDSLLFGEQNFSGIISKDLIIELLELQQRIQAIEFWSDELNRNASLKDVCYAPLNPDNPSLTDCAVNSLPQYFQNSMDNLNAKANMTELGVTKEVDWRDHFIYCVNSPLSFKDITALGMSCMADYGGPVFPFLAVGGYENEEYITAEALILTFSLNNYARTDVKFKVAEEWERRFLEIVQEYQKNPNTNFTFAYMAERSLEDEINRTTAEDIPIFMISYAVIFLYIAVALGEYSSCKRILVDSKFLVGLGGILVVGCSVMASMGFYAWIGIPSSLVILQVVPFLVLAVGADNIFILVLEYQRDMRIPGEKREEQIGRVLGNVAPSMLLCSLSESVCFFLGALSTMPAVKSFALYAALAVLMDFILQMTAFVALLSIDARRQDANRCEIVCCVTVKTPHPSEPNQGVLLPLMKKYYAPALLNPVSRVLVMVVFLASFCACVFLLFHVKVGLNQELAMPSDSYMLDYFAYLYKYFEVGVPTYFITTKGFNFTSEEGINAVCSSVGCDPFSFTQKIRYATEYPERSYLAIPASSWVDDYIDWLNPGSKCCRIYTSGPNIGEFCPANETGFLKCNKKCMSVPQNGVLRPSVEDFNRFLPDFLSNRPDLQCPKGGLGAYDKAVVRDNETGEIIATRFMAYHTPLVNSQEFSAALEKARELAHRITMTMRNVTGTSQDFEVFPYTVTYVYYEQYLTIVNEGLFNIGVCLLPTFVVCCILLGMDFRSGFLNLLTIVMITVDTVGVMTLWGIDFNAVSLINLVTAVGISVEFVSHLTRSFALSIQPTKVERAKEATANMGSAVFAGVAMTNLPGIVVLALAKAQLIQIFFFRLNLVITLLGMAHGLIFLPVLLSFFGPGVNNAVLLQMQEKKAKEMELNSKATHDNISFESHEKSNGEISVKPSHPVKADIVSETAQKRSQF encoded by the exons ATGCATTTCCAAATGAAGAGCTGGACATGGGCTGTAGTTTTTACACTTGCTACTTGCACA GTTCTCACAGGTGCTCAGCATGAACCAGGCTACTGCTCATTTTATGAGGACTGTGGCCTAAACCCTGCAGTGGAGGGGGCTCTTATCCCCCCTAGGGTACCCTGTAAGGACTACAGAAAAGCCGTGAATGTGACAGGAGACCACTATGAACTTTTTAAATCTGTGTGCCCGATGTTGGCCCATGGGGAGGGTAACACACTGGGCTGCTGCTCCATCAGACAGCTCACCGCTCTACAGAGCAGCTTGACGTTGTCCAAAGCCGTGCTGATCCGCTGCCCGTCCTGCGCCGACAACTTTGCGCACATGCACTGCGCCACCACCTGCAGTCCCAACCAAAGTCAGATTTTAAAAATTACGAAAACTGCAAACATCACTCAACCGGCCGGCATGGTTAAGGAAGCTGTGGTGGGTTACGAGGCTTATGTATCTACCAGCTTCTCAGATGCATCGTTTAGGTCCTGCAAAAACGTACGGATCCCAGCCACCGGAGGCTTTGCCATTGCCACGATGTGTGGGCGCTATGGTGCAACGCTGTGTACGCCGCAACGCTGGTTGGATTTCCAGGGTGACTCGAGCAATGGACTGGCGCCTCTGGATATTAACTTCAAGCTTTTGCCAGACGGTCAGACCGCTGGACTCCCACCAGGAGCGGTTCTGTTTGCAGGAACAGCATTGAATTGTAACGAGACGACCCCAACAGGTGGCGAGGCCTGTTCCTGTCAGGACTGCGAACAATCCTGTCCAGCTGTTCCACAGCCACCGCCTTTACCAAAACCATTTATGATTGGTCGACTAGATGGTGTCCTTGTCATCTCCATCATAGTCTTCTCCTGCATCTTTCTCCTTCTTATGTGTTACGTAATAGCTGACTACTCCATCCACTGCCAAAAGCCAAAGGGCACTCAGAAGGGCAAGAACACCAAGgaccaaaatgaaaatgagattgGACGTAAAATCAGTCCTAAAGATGTTTCATGCTCTGATAAAGCCAGTCTTGCCACTCAGGAATTCCTGGGATCTCTTTTCCAGACCTGGGGAACCATAATGGCTCGATATCCTGTGATAGTGCTACCAGTCTGCCTGGTGGTTGTGTTGGCTTTCTCAGTGGGAATAAAAGACATAGAACTCACCACAGACCCTGTCCAGCTCTGGTCAGCACCCCAAAGTCGTGCCATGCGTGAGAAGGCCTTCCACGATGCAAACTTTGATCCATTTTACCGCACCAACCAACTGATCCTGACCGCTCCGGACAGGCCCAGTCACTACTATGACTCCTTACTCTTTGGTGAACAGAACTTCAGTGGCATCATCTCTAAAG ATTTGATCATTGAGCTGTTGGAGCTTCAGCAGAGAATCCAAGCAATTGAATTCTGGTCAGATGAGCTAAACCGCAATGCAAGCCTTAAAGATGTTTGCTATGCGCCACTCAATCCAGACAACCCCTCTTTAACAGACTGCGCTGTCAACAGTCTACCGCAATACTTCCAAAACAGCATGGACAACCTGAACGCCAAAGCAAACATGACAGAGCTCGGCGTGACTAAGGAGGTGGATTGGAGGGACCATTTCATCTACTGCGTAAA CTCTCcattatcatttaaagacatCACAGCTCTTGGCATGAGTTGTATGGCAGACTATGGAGGCCCTGTCTTCCCCTTCCTGGCTGTTGGAGGATATGAGA atgaGGAATACATCACTGCTGAAGCCCTGATCCTCACCTTCTCTCTGAACAATTATGCACGAACTGATGTTAAATTCAAGGTGGCTGAAGAGTGGGAACGAAGATTCCTTGAAATTGTGCAGGAATACCAGAAAAACCCAAACACAAACTTCACATTCGCCTACATGGCTGAG AGGTCTCTGGAGGATGAGATTAACAGAACGACCGCAGAGGATATCCCCATATTCATGATAAGCTATGCTGTCATCTTCCTCTACATAGCCGTGGCGCTCGGGGAATATTCATCCTGTAAGCGTATCCTG GTAGACTCAAAGTTCTTGGTGGGACTGGGTGGTATTCTGGTGGTGGGCTGCTCTGTCATGGCCTCGATGGGTTTCTATGCCTGGATTGGGATTCCGTCCTCACTGGTCATTCTGCAGGTCGTACCCTTCCTTGTGCTTGCTGTGGGAGCCGATAACATCTTCATTTTAGTTCTGGAATATCAG AGAGATATGCGCATACCAGGAGAGAAGAGGGAGGAACAGATTGGGAGAGTTCTTGGGAATgtggctcccagcatgctgcTTTGCAGTTTGTCTGAATCTGTTTGTTTCTTCCTGG GTGCTTTGAGCACTATGCCAGCGGTGAAGTCTTTTGCCCTGTACGCTGCACTGGCTGTGCTCATGGACTTCATTCTACAGATGACTGCCTTCGTGGCTCTGCTCTCAATTGATGCAAGGCGTCAAGATGCAAACCGTTGTGAGATAGTATGCTGCGTTACTGTGAAAACTCCACACCCATCCGAACCCAACCAGGGTGTCCTGCTCCCATTAATGAAAAAGTACTACGCCCCTGCACTGCTCAACCCTGTCAGCAGGGTATTAGTG ATGGTGGTGTTCCTTGCATCGTTCTGTGCCTGTGTGTTCCTCTTGTTCCATGTAAAAGTGGGTTTGAATCAGGAACTGGCCATGCCATCT GACTCCTACATGTTGGACTACTTCGCATACCTCTATAAGTATTTTGAAGTTGGTGTGCCCACTTATTTCATTACGACCAAAGGGTTCAATTTCACCAGTGAGGAGGGCATAAATGCAGTGTGTTCCAGTGTGGGATGTGACCCGTTCTCTTTCACCCAGAAGATCCGGTACGCCACCGAGTACCCTGAGCG ATCATACTTGGCTATCCCAGCATCCTCCTGGGTGGATGACTATATTGATTGGCTGAACCCTGGATCCAAATGTTGTCGCATCTATACGTCTGGCCCAAATATAGGCGAATTTTGTCCTGCCAATGAGA cggGTTTCTTAAAGTGTAACAAGAAGTGCATGAGTGTACCCCAAAATGGGGTTCTGCGACCTAGTGTTGAAGATTTTAACAGATTTCTGCCAGACTTTCTTAGCAACAGACCTGACCTACAGTGTCCAAAGGG TGGTTTGGGAGCTTATGATAAAGCTGTGGTTAGAGACAATGAAACTGGGGAGATAATAG CGACTCGCTTCATGGCCTATCACACTCCTCTGGTCAACTCGCAGGAGTTCTCGGCAGCGCTAGAGAAGGCCAGAGAGCTGGCACATAGAATCACAATGACCATGAGGAACGTCACAGGCACCTCTCAAGACTTTGAGGTCTTCCCTTACAC TGTGACGTACGTGTATTACGAACAGTATCTGACCATCGTGAACGAGGGTTTGTTCAACATCGGCGTGTGTCTGCTCCCCACATTCGTGGTGTGTTGTATCCTGCTGGGCATGGACTTCAGATCAGGCTTTCTGAACCTGCTCACCATAGTGATGATCACTGTGGATACGGTTGGTGTCATGACGTTGTGGGGCATCGACTTCAATGCTGTGTCGCTTATCAACCTTGTGACG GCCGTTGGTATATCAGTAGAGTTTGTGTCTCATTTAACACGCTCATTTGCGCTCAGTATTCAACCCACGAAGGTGGAAAGGGCAAAGGAAGCCACGGCTAACATGGGCAGTGCA GTGTTTGCTGGAGTTGCGATGACCAATCTACCTGGAATAGTGGTGTTGGCATTAGCTAAAGCACAGCTCATCCAGATCTTCTTCTTCAGACTCAATCTGGTCATCACTCTGCTCGGCATGGCACACGGCCTCATATTTCTGCCCGTGCTGCTCAGTTTCTTCG
- the izumo1 gene encoding izumo sperm-egg fusion protein 1 isoform X2 translates to MAFAFLLGWLLILGSCPSVWSCLQCDQVIRNVHEDFLSSVKDITVRDQIELQQIIEHAYVNYRDTSRLFHGIIDPTTLYRARTEYQSEFKRHWKEDRTDSIQWDMINIVEKGKRILRKHLEVFVAQGLCPNKCGLLYQRVMNCTSCQYGLYTCLSATPPLDCGEHHLEADEGEEVVLDCFLPWHALIVGQTEYHYSWHPGEKNLSQDGEYEVLVVTEESKIVLNQLKVNEEGTYRCLLQDQKDTALSRMYFKLKVNPLPSTTPRLMVTFPSLPSGYDATLHILQRSSFIIILSLLTVLSITGSLVIIVNLRLTMKRQDDTRDSRRRGEEEDGEDIELMSVTE, encoded by the exons ATGGCTTTTGCATTTCTTTTGGGCTGGCTTTTGATTCTGGGTTCGTGTCCCAGTGTGTGGTCCTGTCTGCAGTGTGACCAGGTGATTCGTAATGTGCATGAAGACTTCCTGTCCTCTGTCAAAGACATCACTGTCCGTGATCAGATCGAACTGCAGCAAATCATTGAGCACGCTTATGTCAACTATCGGGACACCAGCAGACTGTTTCATGGAATCATAG ATCCTACAACACTCTATCGTGCTCGGACAGAATATCAGAGTGAATTTAAGAGGCACTGGAAAGAAGACAGGACAG ATTCTATTCAGTGGGATATGATTAATATTGTGGAGAAAGGAAAGAGAATCCTTCGGAAGCATTTGGAGGTTTTTGTTGCCCAAG GTCTGTGTCCAAATAAATGTG GGCTATTGTATCAAAGAGTGATGAACTGCACTTCCTGTCAGTATGGGCTCTATACGTGTTTGTCAGCCACGCCGCCTCTAGACTGTGGAG AGCATCATCTCGAGGCAGATGAAggagaggaggtggtgctggacTGTTTCCTGCCCTGGCACGCTCTTATAGTTGGACAGACCGAGTACCATTACTCCTGGCATCCTGGAGAGAAGAAT CTGTCACAAGACGGGGAGTATGAAGTGCTGGTGGTGACAGAGGAGTCTAAAATAGTTCTCAATCAGCTGAAAGTCAATGAGGAAGGCACGTACCGCTGCCTCCTACAGGATCAAAAGGACACTGCACTGTCCCGCATGTATTTCAAACTGAAAG TCAACCCACTGCCATCTACAACCCCTAGACTGATGGTGACATTTCCGTCCCTGCCCTCGGGTTATGATGCCACACTTCACATCCTCCAGAGGAGCAGTTTTATCATTATACTGAGTTTACTGACTGTACTCAGCATCACAGGCAGCCTTGTCATCATAGTGAACCTCAG ACTGACCATGAAGCGGCAGGACGACACGAGAGACAGcaggagaagaggagaggaggaggatggGGAGGACATCGAGCTGATGAGTGTGACAGAATGA
- the izumo1 gene encoding izumo sperm-egg fusion protein 1 isoform X1: MCCFSFLGVLLPNHLAIESLLKSIQSRPLEKLSLALKNNSDSVWSCLQCDQVIRNVHEDFLSSVKDITVRDQIELQQIIEHAYVNYRDTSRLFHGIIDPTTLYRARTEYQSEFKRHWKEDRTDSIQWDMINIVEKGKRILRKHLEVFVAQGLCPNKCGLLYQRVMNCTSCQYGLYTCLSATPPLDCGEHHLEADEGEEVVLDCFLPWHALIVGQTEYHYSWHPGEKNLSQDGEYEVLVVTEESKIVLNQLKVNEEGTYRCLLQDQKDTALSRMYFKLKVNPLPSTTPRLMVTFPSLPSGYDATLHILQRSSFIIILSLLTVLSITGSLVIIVNLRLTMKRQDDTRDSRRRGEEEDGEDIELMSVTE, from the exons atgtgttgtttttcttttcttggaGTACTGTTACCTAACCATTTAGCGATAGAGAGCCTGTTGAAATCCATTCAGTCAAGACCGCTGGAGAAGCTTTCATTAGCACTGAAAAACAATTCAGACAG TGTGTGGTCCTGTCTGCAGTGTGACCAGGTGATTCGTAATGTGCATGAAGACTTCCTGTCCTCTGTCAAAGACATCACTGTCCGTGATCAGATCGAACTGCAGCAAATCATTGAGCACGCTTATGTCAACTATCGGGACACCAGCAGACTGTTTCATGGAATCATAG ATCCTACAACACTCTATCGTGCTCGGACAGAATATCAGAGTGAATTTAAGAGGCACTGGAAAGAAGACAGGACAG ATTCTATTCAGTGGGATATGATTAATATTGTGGAGAAAGGAAAGAGAATCCTTCGGAAGCATTTGGAGGTTTTTGTTGCCCAAG GTCTGTGTCCAAATAAATGTG GGCTATTGTATCAAAGAGTGATGAACTGCACTTCCTGTCAGTATGGGCTCTATACGTGTTTGTCAGCCACGCCGCCTCTAGACTGTGGAG AGCATCATCTCGAGGCAGATGAAggagaggaggtggtgctggacTGTTTCCTGCCCTGGCACGCTCTTATAGTTGGACAGACCGAGTACCATTACTCCTGGCATCCTGGAGAGAAGAAT CTGTCACAAGACGGGGAGTATGAAGTGCTGGTGGTGACAGAGGAGTCTAAAATAGTTCTCAATCAGCTGAAAGTCAATGAGGAAGGCACGTACCGCTGCCTCCTACAGGATCAAAAGGACACTGCACTGTCCCGCATGTATTTCAAACTGAAAG TCAACCCACTGCCATCTACAACCCCTAGACTGATGGTGACATTTCCGTCCCTGCCCTCGGGTTATGATGCCACACTTCACATCCTCCAGAGGAGCAGTTTTATCATTATACTGAGTTTACTGACTGTACTCAGCATCACAGGCAGCCTTGTCATCATAGTGAACCTCAG ACTGACCATGAAGCGGCAGGACGACACGAGAGACAGcaggagaagaggagaggaggaggatggGGAGGACATCGAGCTGATGAGTGTGACAGAATGA